In the genome of Streptomyces pactum, one region contains:
- the mycP gene encoding type VII secretion-associated serine protease mycosin: MTVRPFRALRTAVRGPRPHGSPRGRRRRVAVALTAAGLALLPVAPARADGIRAQEWALDALHVRDAWRTTKGDGVTVAVLDTGVDADHPDLSGQVLPGKDLIGFGAGPGDKAWARHGTAMAGIIAGRGHGQDGTDGVLGVAPEAKILPVRVILEDSDPARKEPRGVRGSALAEGIRWATDHGADVINLSLGDDSESAHPEAAEDAAVRYALGKGVIVVASAGNAGEKGDRVSYPAAYPGVIAVTAVDRYGNRAAFSTRRWYATVCAPGVDVVVANPDRRYYNGWGTSAAAAFVSGAAALVRSAHPDLSPAQVKRLLADTAQDRPEDGHSDERGAGLVDPAAAIEAGAKLRPQPQRPAPAGHPRRYFGPGPVPAAAAPGDDGPNRLAVIAGVAGAALLLAAVAVWRGGGPATRPRTPWSRLR, translated from the coding sequence ATGACCGTCCGACCGTTCCGCGCCCTCCGCACCGCCGTCCGCGGCCCCCGACCGCACGGGAGCCCCCGGGGCCGGCGCCGGCGGGTCGCCGTCGCGCTCACGGCCGCCGGGCTCGCCCTGCTGCCCGTCGCACCGGCCCGCGCCGACGGCATACGCGCCCAGGAGTGGGCGCTGGACGCCCTCCACGTCCGCGACGCCTGGCGGACCACCAAGGGCGACGGGGTGACGGTCGCCGTCCTGGACACCGGCGTCGACGCCGACCACCCCGACCTGAGCGGCCAGGTGCTTCCCGGCAAGGACCTGATCGGGTTCGGCGCCGGGCCGGGCGACAAGGCATGGGCCCGGCACGGCACCGCCATGGCCGGCATCATCGCCGGCCGGGGCCACGGCCAGGACGGCACCGACGGCGTTCTCGGGGTCGCCCCCGAGGCGAAGATCCTCCCGGTCCGGGTGATCCTTGAGGACAGCGACCCGGCGCGCAAGGAGCCCCGTGGCGTGCGGGGCAGCGCCCTCGCCGAGGGCATCCGGTGGGCCACCGACCACGGCGCCGACGTCATCAACCTCTCCCTGGGGGACGACAGCGAGTCCGCGCACCCCGAGGCCGCGGAGGACGCGGCGGTGCGGTACGCGCTGGGCAAGGGCGTGATCGTGGTGGCGTCGGCGGGCAACGCGGGGGAGAAGGGCGACCGCGTCTCCTATCCGGCCGCCTACCCCGGGGTCATCGCGGTCACCGCCGTCGACCGGTACGGGAACCGGGCCGCCTTCTCCACCCGCCGCTGGTACGCCACCGTGTGCGCGCCCGGCGTGGACGTGGTGGTCGCCAACCCCGACCGCCGCTACTACAACGGCTGGGGCACCAGCGCCGCCGCCGCGTTCGTCTCCGGCGCCGCCGCGCTGGTCCGCTCCGCGCACCCCGATCTGAGCCCGGCCCAGGTCAAGCGGCTGCTCGCGGACACCGCCCAGGACCGGCCCGAGGACGGACACAGCGACGAACGCGGGGCCGGACTGGTGGACCCGGCGGCGGCCATCGAGGCCGGGGCGAAACTGCGCCCGCAGCCGCAGCGGCCCGCCCCGGCCGGCCACCCCCGGCGCTATTTCGGGCCCGGACCCGTCCCGGCCGCCGCCGCGCCAGGGGACGACGGCCCCAACCGGCTCGCGGTGATCGCCGGGGTGGCCGGCGCCGCTCTGCTCCTCGCCGCGGTGGCGGTCTGGCGCGGCGGCGGCCCGGCGACCCGGCCGCGCACCCCGTGGTCCCGCCTGCGCTGA
- a CDS encoding MIP family channel protein, whose translation MASTTTTEGATAVDTSTVVSEFIGTALLVFFAVGSAVLGAEYIGTVGIALAFGFTLIALTYGLGRISGCHVNPAVTLGVLLARRIELRTAVEYWVAQLLGAIVGSAVLLLLAKQVPGLKTSGAFGSNGYGDRSAVHMDAGGAFLAEVMLTFLLVFVYLAVTRTVAVGGLEPLPIGLILTVVTLMGVPLTGASVNPARSLGPGIFAGGDAMEQYWLFLIAPLVGAVLAALAHRFTHARVLAEDGSGPGAADRAAGGHGRPAPGER comes from the coding sequence ATGGCAAGCACCACGACGACCGAGGGGGCCACCGCGGTCGACACCAGTACGGTCGTGTCCGAGTTCATCGGAACGGCGCTGCTGGTGTTCTTCGCCGTCGGTTCTGCGGTTCTGGGCGCGGAGTACATCGGGACCGTCGGCATCGCCCTGGCCTTCGGCTTCACCCTGATCGCGCTGACCTACGGCCTCGGCCGGATCTCCGGCTGCCACGTCAACCCGGCCGTCACGCTCGGGGTGCTGCTGGCCCGCCGGATCGAATTGCGCACCGCCGTCGAGTACTGGGTGGCGCAGCTGCTGGGTGCCATCGTCGGCTCGGCAGTGCTGCTCCTGCTGGCCAAGCAGGTGCCGGGCCTGAAGACCTCCGGGGCCTTCGGCAGCAACGGCTACGGCGACCGTTCCGCCGTCCACATGGACGCCGGCGGAGCCTTCCTCGCCGAGGTGATGCTCACGTTCCTGCTGGTCTTCGTCTACCTGGCGGTGACCCGCACGGTGGCGGTGGGCGGTCTGGAGCCGCTGCCCATCGGGCTGATCCTGACCGTGGTGACGCTCATGGGCGTGCCGCTCACCGGCGCCTCGGTGAACCCGGCGCGCAGCCTGGGCCCGGGCATCTTCGCGGGCGGCGACGCGATGGAACAGTACTGGCTCTTCCTCATCGCGCCGCTGGTGGGCGCGGTGCTCGCGGCCCTCGCCCACCGCTTCACCCACGCCCGGGTGCTCGCCGAGGACGGTTCCGGGCCGGGCGCCGCCGACCGGGCGGCCGGCGGCCACGGCCGGCCCGCGCCGGGCGAGCGCTGA
- a CDS encoding DUF2510 domain-containing protein, producing the protein MTTPPGWYPDPAHQGHGPAQERWWDGAGWTDHRRDAPGAYGAPTEPSVPGPVDAAAQHPGQAPGQLPGHPTGQGYGAGQAPGYAPGQTPGYAPGGQAPGYGAGQIPGYPPAGQAPGYGQPPAPGGAPRGRGAKIAAVAVATVVVVGAIVGGVVLLNDDEDDGKSGPKAGPSATAPGGHDSPTPTEKPSTGPSDNPRTNDPEAAEDLASGISLPVLEGWRDAATDPSAGAGVTTLDGYPCPAAPESNCVRGGVFSFPASGYKARTAEGVAKEDIAQNAESSYGTDPVSKKKSYGGITSHKQLKAEAVTVAGTKGYLVRWKVETKKGDDGYVQSVAFPSPTVPGATVVVRFGFDVSDEAPTLADMDRIVREIKPVSDPGDNEDV; encoded by the coding sequence ATGACGACGCCGCCCGGCTGGTACCCCGACCCCGCCCACCAGGGCCACGGCCCCGCCCAGGAACGCTGGTGGGACGGGGCCGGCTGGACCGACCACCGCCGCGACGCGCCGGGCGCGTACGGTGCGCCCACCGAGCCGTCCGTCCCCGGGCCGGTGGACGCGGCGGCCCAGCACCCCGGGCAGGCCCCCGGCCAGCTGCCGGGTCACCCGACGGGACAGGGGTACGGGGCCGGCCAGGCGCCCGGGTACGCGCCGGGGCAGACGCCCGGGTACGCGCCGGGCGGCCAGGCACCCGGATACGGGGCGGGCCAGATACCCGGGTACCCGCCGGCGGGGCAGGCGCCCGGGTACGGGCAGCCGCCGGCGCCGGGCGGCGCGCCCCGCGGACGCGGAGCGAAGATCGCGGCGGTGGCGGTCGCCACGGTGGTCGTCGTCGGCGCGATCGTCGGGGGCGTCGTGCTGCTCAACGACGACGAGGACGACGGGAAGAGCGGCCCCAAGGCGGGCCCCTCGGCCACCGCGCCCGGTGGCCACGACTCCCCGACCCCGACCGAGAAACCCTCCACCGGACCGTCGGACAACCCGCGGACCAACGACCCCGAGGCCGCCGAGGACCTCGCCAGCGGCATCAGCCTGCCGGTCCTGGAGGGCTGGCGGGACGCCGCCACCGACCCCAGCGCCGGCGCCGGCGTCACGACCCTGGACGGCTACCCCTGCCCGGCGGCACCGGAGAGCAACTGCGTGCGCGGCGGCGTGTTCTCCTTCCCGGCCTCCGGCTACAAGGCCCGGACGGCGGAGGGCGTCGCCAAGGAGGACATCGCCCAGAACGCGGAGAGCTCCTACGGGACCGATCCGGTCAGCAAGAAGAAGAGTTACGGCGGAATCACCTCGCACAAGCAGCTCAAGGCCGAGGCGGTGACCGTCGCCGGGACCAAGGGCTACCTGGTCCGCTGGAAGGTGGAGACCAAGAAGGGCGACGACGGTTACGTCCAGTCGGTCGCCTTCCCCTCGCCGACCGTCCCCGGCGCGACGGTGGTGGTGCGGTTCGGTTTCGACGTGAGCGACGAGGCGCCGACCCTCGCCGACATGGACAGGATCGTCCGCGAGATCAAGCCCGTCAGCGACCCCGGAGACAACGAGGACGTCTGA
- a CDS encoding SseB family protein: protein MALKNIPDPGYSGDDGSADPRLAAALAAWAADPATESDLLVALSGARLLVPVVAVLGETEEVPEAPHGAGPAAARTAGLRREKTSEMAVPTLQAPGGRRALPAFTSTETLARWRPDARPVAVPLRQALEAAAHEKADTIVLDLAGPVTYQLTGPALLALAEGRTDADPAADPAVREALRTVLAAEPAVLRAHLLPSGKADATLALTLAPHPEARETAQRVAQALAGHEVLRARLVYGLDLALLPPDAAVPGEPLFTR from the coding sequence GTGGCGCTCAAGAACATTCCCGATCCCGGCTACTCCGGCGACGACGGTTCCGCCGACCCCCGGCTGGCCGCGGCCCTCGCCGCCTGGGCGGCCGATCCGGCCACCGAATCCGACCTGCTCGTTGCGCTCTCCGGCGCCCGGCTGCTGGTGCCGGTGGTGGCGGTCCTGGGCGAGACCGAAGAGGTGCCCGAGGCGCCGCACGGGGCCGGCCCGGCCGCCGCGCGTACGGCCGGACTGCGCCGGGAGAAGACCAGCGAGATGGCGGTGCCCACGCTGCAGGCGCCCGGAGGCCGCCGCGCCCTGCCGGCCTTCACCTCCACCGAGACGCTCGCCCGCTGGCGGCCCGACGCCCGGCCGGTCGCGGTACCGCTGCGCCAGGCATTGGAGGCTGCCGCGCACGAGAAGGCCGACACCATCGTGCTCGACCTCGCCGGCCCGGTGACCTACCAGCTCACCGGCCCCGCCCTGCTGGCGCTCGCCGAGGGCCGTACCGACGCCGATCCGGCCGCCGACCCGGCCGTGCGGGAGGCGCTGCGCACCGTCCTGGCCGCCGAGCCGGCCGTGCTCCGCGCGCATCTGCTGCCCTCCGGGAAGGCCGACGCGACACTCGCCCTCACCCTCGCCCCGCACCCGGAGGCCCGTGAGACCGCGCAGCGGGTGGCGCAGGCGCTCGCCGGCCACGAGGTGCTGCGGGCCCGGCTGGTCTACGGACTCGACCTCGCGCTGCTGCCGCCGGACGCGGCGGTCCCCGGGGAGCCCCTCTTCACCCGCTGA
- a CDS encoding DUF1844 domain-containing protein encodes MSDATPAPNERPDFDAVTRDIADVPAVEVITTVAVHLMSAAAVNLGLAEDGADHKDLDEARKLINALAGLVTASATEISSFHAAPLRDGLKSLQLAFREASVVPDEPGQGPGEKFTGPVFGG; translated from the coding sequence ATGAGCGACGCGACCCCCGCCCCCAACGAACGGCCGGACTTCGACGCGGTCACCCGCGACATCGCGGACGTGCCCGCGGTCGAGGTGATCACCACGGTCGCGGTCCACCTGATGAGCGCCGCGGCGGTGAACCTGGGGCTGGCCGAGGACGGCGCGGACCACAAGGACCTGGACGAGGCCCGGAAACTGATCAACGCGCTCGCCGGCCTGGTCACCGCCAGCGCCACCGAGATCAGCTCCTTCCACGCGGCGCCGCTGCGGGACGGGCTGAAGTCGCTGCAGCTGGCCTTCAGGGAAGCCTCGGTGGTCCCGGACGAGCCGGGTCAGGGCCCGGGTGAGAAGTTCACCGGACCGGTCTTCGGCGGCTGA
- the infC gene encoding translation initiation factor IF-3: MWCNRGGSISAEPRINDRIRVPEVRLVGPSGEQVGIVPLAKALELAQEYDLDLVEVAANARPPVCKLMDYGKFKYESAMKAREARKNQAHTVIKEMKLRPKIDPHDYDTKKGHVVRFLKQGDKVKITIMFRGREQSRPELGYRLLQRLAEDVQELGFVESNPKQDGRNMVMVLGPHKKKTAAMAEAREAQAARKAERQQGSAPAGETAEA, translated from the coding sequence GTGTGGTGCAATCGAGGAGGATCCATCAGCGCCGAGCCCCGCATCAACGACCGGATTCGCGTCCCCGAGGTGCGACTCGTCGGTCCCAGCGGCGAGCAGGTCGGCATCGTGCCGCTTGCCAAGGCCCTGGAGCTTGCGCAGGAGTACGACCTCGACCTGGTCGAGGTGGCGGCGAACGCCCGTCCGCCGGTCTGCAAGCTCATGGACTACGGAAAGTTCAAATACGAGTCGGCGATGAAGGCCCGTGAGGCGCGTAAGAACCAGGCGCACACGGTCATCAAGGAGATGAAGCTCCGGCCGAAGATCGACCCGCACGACTACGACACCAAAAAGGGTCACGTCGTCCGGTTCCTCAAGCAGGGCGACAAGGTCAAGATCACGATCATGTTCCGTGGCCGTGAGCAGTCCCGTCCGGAGCTCGGCTACCGGCTGCTGCAGCGACTCGCGGAGGACGTGCAGGAGCTGGGCTTCGTGGAGTCCAACCCCAAGCAGGACGGCCGCAACATGGTCATGGTCCTCGGTCCGCACAAGAAGAAGACCGCGGCGATGGCCGAGGCCCGCGAGGCGCAGGCGGCTCGTAAGGCCGAGCGCCAGCAGGGCAGCGCTCCCGCCGGGGAGACCGCCGAGGCGTGA
- a CDS encoding amino acid deaminase/aldolase, with protein sequence MPAAATDRARYNRATAHLDAPVAIVDLRAFDANARDLVRRARGKPVRVASKSVRCRALLERALAMDGFSGIMSFTLAESLWLARSGFPDVLLAYPSADRAGFAALTGDAGLAAAVTVMVDDPAQLDLIDAARSGDAEVRVCLEMDASLRLLGGRVRIGARRSPLWSPARLAELARTVVRRPGFRLVGLMAYEGHVAGVGDALAGQPVRSRAIRLMQAAARRDLAARRAAAVRAVRAVADLEFVNGGGTGSVQHTAAEDAVTEVAAGSGLYQPRLFDDYTSFQGRPAALFAQPVVRRPGLGVVTVLGGGYPASGPAGTDRLPVPYLPAGLRYDTNEGPGEVQTPLLGPPVDDLLIGDKVWFRHAKAGEMCERFDELHLVDGDRVVATVPTYRGEGRTFL encoded by the coding sequence ATGCCCGCCGCCGCTACCGACCGGGCCCGCTACAACCGGGCCACCGCCCATCTCGACGCGCCCGTGGCCATCGTCGATCTGCGGGCGTTCGACGCCAACGCGCGCGACCTCGTCAGACGCGCCCGCGGGAAGCCGGTCCGGGTGGCGTCCAAGTCGGTGCGCTGCCGGGCACTGCTGGAACGGGCGCTGGCGATGGACGGTTTCTCCGGGATCATGAGCTTCACGCTGGCCGAGTCGTTGTGGCTGGCGCGGTCCGGCTTCCCGGACGTGCTGCTGGCCTATCCCTCCGCGGACCGGGCCGGGTTCGCGGCACTGACCGGGGACGCCGGGCTGGCCGCCGCGGTGACCGTGATGGTGGACGACCCGGCCCAGCTGGACCTGATCGACGCGGCCCGGAGCGGCGACGCGGAGGTCCGGGTCTGTCTGGAAATGGACGCCTCGCTGCGGTTGCTGGGCGGCCGGGTGCGCATAGGGGCGCGGCGGTCGCCGCTGTGGAGCCCCGCGCGGCTGGCGGAGCTGGCGCGCACCGTGGTCCGCCGGCCCGGCTTCCGGCTGGTGGGTCTGATGGCCTACGAGGGTCATGTGGCCGGGGTGGGCGACGCGTTGGCCGGGCAGCCGGTGCGCTCCCGGGCGATCCGGCTGATGCAGGCGGCGGCGCGGCGGGACCTGGCGGCCCGGCGGGCGGCGGCGGTGCGGGCCGTCCGGGCGGTGGCGGACCTGGAGTTCGTCAACGGGGGCGGCACCGGGAGTGTGCAGCACACCGCCGCCGAGGACGCGGTGACCGAGGTGGCGGCGGGCTCCGGCCTGTACCAGCCACGGCTCTTCGACGACTACACCTCCTTCCAGGGGCGTCCGGCGGCGCTGTTCGCCCAGCCGGTGGTCCGCAGGCCGGGGCTGGGGGTGGTGACCGTGCTGGGCGGGGGCTACCCGGCGTCCGGACCGGCCGGCACCGACCGGCTGCCGGTCCCCTACCTTCCGGCGGGACTGCGCTACGACACCAACGAGGGCCCGGGCGAGGTGCAGACGCCGCTGCTCGGACCGCCGGTGGACGACCTGCTCATCGGTGACAAGGTGTGGTTCCGGCACGCGAAGGCCGGGGAGATGTGCGAGCGGTTCGACGAACTGCACCTGGTGGACGGCGACCGGGTGGTGGCGACCGTGCCGACCTACCGGGGCGAGGGCCGTACCTTCCTGTAA
- a CDS encoding MBL fold metallo-hydrolase produces the protein MPASLRIGPYTVIALADGAGPFFSPRSEAFPGATAEQWAAADRLDPGALDAGGGWWLQFRAFAIRGDRGVTVVDAGIGPADGPAASWAPVPGELPASLAAAGIAPSEVDTVVLTHLHTDHVGWAVVGGERARPFFPRAGYLLQRAELDAIEEINPQLRSSVIDPLRKAGQLRLLDGDTPLRGGERVVATPGHTPGHQSVLVASGRDLVAVTGDLLVHAIQLLHPHLAYAHETDPEQARASRERVLHSPAAGAFHLATPHLTEPFVPRPRS, from the coding sequence ATGCCCGCTTCTCTCCGGATCGGCCCGTACACCGTCATCGCGCTCGCCGACGGTGCGGGACCCTTCTTCTCCCCCAGGTCGGAGGCGTTCCCCGGGGCCACCGCCGAGCAGTGGGCGGCGGCCGACCGGCTCGATCCCGGCGCGCTCGACGCCGGCGGGGGCTGGTGGCTCCAGTTCCGCGCGTTCGCCATCCGCGGCGACCGGGGCGTGACGGTGGTCGACGCGGGGATCGGCCCGGCCGACGGCCCGGCGGCCTCCTGGGCACCCGTGCCCGGGGAACTCCCGGCCTCGCTGGCCGCCGCGGGAATCGCGCCGTCCGAGGTGGACACGGTGGTGCTCACCCATCTGCACACCGACCACGTCGGCTGGGCGGTCGTCGGCGGCGAGCGGGCGCGGCCGTTCTTCCCCCGTGCCGGGTACCTGCTGCAGCGCGCCGAACTCGACGCGATCGAGGAGATCAACCCGCAGCTGCGGTCCAGCGTGATCGACCCGCTCCGGAAGGCCGGACAGCTACGGCTGCTCGACGGCGACACCCCGCTGCGCGGCGGCGAGCGGGTAGTCGCCACGCCTGGCCACACCCCCGGGCACCAGAGCGTGCTCGTCGCGTCCGGCCGCGACCTGGTCGCCGTCACCGGTGACCTGCTGGTGCACGCGATCCAGTTGCTCCACCCCCACCTCGCCTACGCCCACGAGACGGACCCCGAGCAGGCGAGGGCGTCCCGGGAACGGGTGCTGCACAGCCCGGCCGCGGGCGCCTTCCACCTCGCGACACCGCACCTGACCGAGCCGTTCGTCCCGCGACCCCGCAGCTGA